From Streptomyces sp. CMB-StM0423, a single genomic window includes:
- a CDS encoding CBM96 family carbohydrate-binding protein yields MHKHRRTRKWGALGVALAVVTGTLVTVGVTYSSPEAEAVTPPVAMTADDLSTWQTNGVVWSMAESNGVVFAGGTFSAIRPPGAAAGTSETKVANFAAFNAATGEPTNCKLNFTIGSGTATVRALTVSPDGKTLYAGGEFGTVNGVSRSRVAAIDIASCTVKTGFNAGAVSARVYGLDAAASGRLYMAGDFKTVRGESRVKFAAVNATTGALNSWKANAGPDRAGRVIEETPNGQHVVVGGDFNGLNGDASVHGLAVVRADTGATVRAFKGVSNNQNNPYELHWNSLVKGIYIDESGIYTAHEGHGGGVFDGRLAMNLNSSFTQRWRDTCLGATQDVTVYKDVLYSVSHAHNCSSMGQFPELNERQHLLAESVDNPKPLLSWFPDTDDGPSGTEQIGPRVMVTSSSGGKDYMWVGGEFTRIQSNGNKLQQGLVRFANTPDSRKPVAGATGVTAANVSGGVRLRWTAGWDRDDSKLTYTIYRNGEALATKPTLDSNFWTLPQGTFTDSTVKPGTTYSYQITASDAVGNTTAKSAAVNVTTPGTPAETTVERTATADAYVNGSAASTNYGAHNQLLVRKTSPYLSYLRFSLPQAPSGMTLKSAKLTLRTTTDASAGTPDTVSVQPVTGAWSESEVTYGSRPELSSTVLGKFTGATELDTDYTASLSAAQLSGSLGDTLDVALTSDGTDAWWVRARETSYAPKLTLTFGAG; encoded by the coding sequence ATGCACAAGCACAGAAGGACGCGGAAGTGGGGGGCGCTCGGCGTCGCCCTCGCGGTGGTGACGGGCACGCTCGTGACGGTCGGCGTCACGTACTCCTCGCCGGAGGCCGAGGCGGTGACGCCGCCGGTGGCGATGACCGCGGACGACCTGTCGACCTGGCAGACCAACGGCGTGGTGTGGTCCATGGCCGAGTCGAACGGCGTGGTCTTCGCCGGCGGTACGTTCTCCGCCATCCGCCCGCCCGGCGCGGCGGCCGGCACCAGCGAGACGAAGGTCGCGAACTTCGCCGCCTTCAACGCGGCGACCGGTGAGCCGACGAACTGCAAGCTGAACTTCACCATCGGCTCCGGCACCGCCACCGTACGCGCGCTGACCGTCTCCCCCGACGGCAAGACGCTCTACGCAGGCGGCGAGTTCGGCACCGTCAACGGCGTCTCGCGCAGCCGCGTCGCCGCCATCGACATCGCCTCGTGCACCGTGAAGACCGGCTTCAACGCCGGCGCCGTCTCCGCCCGGGTCTACGGTCTCGACGCCGCGGCGAGCGGCCGGCTGTACATGGCGGGCGACTTCAAGACCGTCCGCGGCGAGAGCCGGGTGAAGTTCGCCGCCGTCAACGCCACCACCGGCGCGCTGAACTCCTGGAAGGCCAACGCGGGCCCGGACCGGGCTGGACGCGTCATCGAGGAGACCCCGAACGGGCAGCACGTGGTGGTCGGCGGCGACTTCAACGGGCTCAACGGGGACGCCAGCGTGCACGGCCTGGCCGTCGTCCGCGCCGACACCGGCGCGACCGTACGGGCCTTCAAGGGCGTCAGCAACAACCAGAACAACCCGTACGAGCTGCACTGGAACTCCCTCGTCAAGGGCATCTACATCGACGAGTCCGGCATCTACACCGCGCACGAGGGCCACGGCGGCGGCGTCTTCGACGGCCGGCTCGCGATGAACCTCAACAGCAGCTTCACCCAGCGCTGGCGCGACACCTGCCTGGGCGCCACCCAGGACGTCACCGTCTACAAGGACGTGCTGTACAGCGTCTCGCACGCGCACAACTGCAGCAGCATGGGCCAGTTCCCGGAGCTGAACGAGCGGCAGCACCTGCTCGCCGAGTCCGTGGACAACCCCAAGCCGCTGCTGTCCTGGTTCCCCGACACCGACGACGGCCCGTCCGGCACCGAGCAGATCGGCCCGCGCGTGATGGTCACCTCGTCCAGCGGCGGCAAGGACTACATGTGGGTCGGCGGCGAGTTCACCCGGATCCAGTCCAACGGCAACAAGCTCCAGCAGGGCCTGGTCCGCTTCGCCAACACCCCTGACTCGCGCAAGCCGGTCGCCGGCGCCACCGGCGTGACGGCGGCGAACGTCTCGGGCGGCGTGCGGCTGCGCTGGACGGCCGGCTGGGACCGGGACGACAGCAAGCTGACGTACACGATCTACCGCAACGGCGAGGCGCTGGCGACCAAGCCGACGCTGGACTCCAACTTCTGGACGCTGCCGCAGGGCACCTTCACCGACAGCACGGTCAAGCCCGGCACGACGTACAGCTACCAGATCACCGCGAGCGACGCCGTCGGCAACACCACCGCCAAGTCGGCCGCGGTGAACGTGACCACTCCGGGCACGCCGGCGGAGACCACGGTGGAGCGCACCGCGACCGCCGACGCGTACGTCAACGGCTCGGCGGCCAGCACCAACTACGGCGCGCACAACCAGCTCCTGGTCAGGAAGACCTCCCCGTACCTCAGCTACCTGCGGTTCTCGCTGCCCCAGGCGCCGAGCGGGATGACGCTGAAGTCAGCGAAGCTGACGCTGCGCACCACCACCGACGCCAGCGCCGGCACCCCGGACACCGTCAGCGTGCAGCCGGTCACCGGCGCCTGGTCGGAGTCGGAGGTGACGTACGGGAGCCGGCCCGAGCTGTCGTCGACGGTGCTGGGCAAGTTCACCGGCGCGACGGAGCTGGACACCGACTACACCGCGTCGCTCTCCGCCGCGCAGCTCAGCGGTTCGCTGGGCGACACCCTGGACGTGGCGCTGACCAGCGACGGCACCGACGCCTGGTGGGTGCGGGCGCGCGAGACCTCGTACGCGCCGAAGCTGACGCTGACGTTCGGAGCGGGCTGA
- the gmd gene encoding GDP-mannose 4,6-dehydratase: protein MGKTALITGVTGQDGSYLAELLLAKGYTVHGLVRRSSSFNTERIDHIYEEPQEPGRRLVLHHADLSDGVALVNLLRDLAPDEVYNLGAQSHVRVSFDAPLYTADVTGLGSMRLLEAVRAAGIDTRLYQASSSEMFGSAPPPQNERTPFHPRSPYGCAKVFGYWSTVNYREAYGLFAVNGILFNHESPRRGETFVTRKITRAVARIRAGLQDRLYMGNLDAIRDWGYAPEYVEAMWLMLQRDVPDDYVVATGEAGSVRQFLEAAFRTADLDWTEYVRFDPKYERPSEVDALIGDASKAGDLLGWKPQVKWPELARIMVEADIEALDAELAGATVRIDR, encoded by the coding sequence ATGGGCAAGACGGCCCTCATCACCGGCGTCACCGGCCAGGACGGCTCGTACCTCGCCGAACTGCTGCTCGCCAAGGGCTACACGGTGCACGGCCTCGTGCGGCGCTCGTCGTCGTTCAACACCGAGCGCATCGACCACATCTACGAGGAGCCGCAGGAGCCGGGCCGCCGCCTGGTGCTGCACCACGCGGACCTCTCCGACGGCGTCGCGCTGGTGAACCTGCTGCGCGACCTCGCGCCCGACGAGGTCTACAACCTCGGCGCCCAGTCGCACGTCCGGGTCTCCTTCGACGCCCCGCTCTACACCGCGGACGTCACCGGCCTCGGCTCCATGCGGCTGCTGGAGGCGGTGCGCGCCGCGGGCATCGACACCCGGCTCTACCAGGCGTCGTCCTCGGAGATGTTCGGCTCCGCCCCGCCGCCGCAGAACGAGCGGACCCCCTTCCACCCGCGCAGCCCGTACGGCTGCGCCAAGGTCTTCGGCTACTGGTCGACGGTGAACTACCGGGAGGCGTACGGCCTCTTCGCGGTCAACGGCATCCTCTTCAACCACGAGTCACCGCGCCGCGGTGAGACCTTCGTCACCCGGAAGATCACCCGCGCCGTGGCGCGGATCAGGGCGGGCCTCCAGGACCGCCTCTACATGGGCAACCTCGACGCGATACGCGACTGGGGCTACGCCCCGGAGTACGTCGAGGCGATGTGGCTGATGCTCCAGCGCGACGTGCCGGACGACTACGTGGTCGCCACCGGCGAGGCCGGCAGCGTCCGCCAGTTCCTGGAGGCCGCGTTCCGTACCGCGGACCTCGACTGGACGGAGTACGTGCGCTTCGACCCCAAGTACGAGCGCCCCAGCGAGGTCGACGCGCTCATCGGAGACGCCTCGAAGGCAGGCGACCTGCTCGGCTGGAAGCCGCAGGTCAAGTGGCCGGAGCTGGCACGGATCATGGTGGAGGCGGACATCGAGGCGCTCGACGCCGAACTCGCCGGCGCCACCGTCAGGATCGACAGGTAA
- a CDS encoding GDP-L-fucose synthase family protein has product MTPSNELSPPAGAELLPPGARVFVAGHRGLVGSAVARRLTADGYDVVTRTRAELDLRDAERTAAWLAAVRPDAVVLAAARVGGIMANSRFPVQFLEDNLRIQLSVIAGSHAASVRRLLFLGSSCIYPKLADQPIREDSLLTGPLEPTNQAYALAKIAGIEQVQAYRRQYGAAYISAMPTNLYGPGDNFDLETSHVLPALIRRFHEARETGAGEVVLWGTGTPRREFLHVDDLAAACLTLLRGYDADGPVNVGCGEDLTIRDLAETVRDVVGYPGRIAFDTSRPDGTPRKLLDVSRITELGWRPEIGLREGIAAVYADWRNTAPADA; this is encoded by the coding sequence ATGACGCCATCGAACGAACTGTCCCCGCCCGCAGGCGCCGAACTCCTCCCGCCCGGCGCGCGCGTCTTCGTCGCGGGCCACCGCGGTCTGGTCGGCTCGGCCGTCGCCCGCCGGCTGACCGCCGACGGCTACGACGTGGTCACCCGCACCCGCGCCGAGCTGGACCTGCGCGACGCGGAGCGGACGGCGGCCTGGCTGGCGGCCGTCCGGCCGGACGCGGTGGTGCTGGCGGCGGCCAGGGTCGGCGGGATCATGGCGAACAGCCGCTTCCCGGTGCAGTTCCTGGAGGACAACCTGCGCATCCAGTTGAGCGTCATCGCGGGCAGCCACGCGGCTTCCGTACGGCGGCTGCTGTTCCTCGGCTCGTCGTGCATCTACCCCAAGCTCGCCGACCAGCCGATCCGCGAGGACTCGCTGCTGACCGGGCCGCTGGAGCCGACGAACCAGGCGTACGCGCTGGCGAAGATCGCCGGGATCGAGCAGGTGCAGGCGTACCGCAGGCAGTACGGCGCGGCGTACATCTCGGCGATGCCGACGAACCTGTACGGCCCCGGCGACAACTTCGACCTGGAGACGAGCCACGTCCTGCCGGCCCTCATCCGCCGCTTCCACGAGGCGCGGGAGACGGGCGCGGGGGAGGTCGTGCTCTGGGGCACGGGAACGCCCCGGAGGGAGTTCCTGCACGTGGACGACCTGGCGGCGGCGTGCCTCACGCTGCTGCGCGGCTACGACGCGGACGGGCCCGTGAACGTCGGCTGCGGCGAGGACCTGACGATCCGCGACCTGGCGGAGACGGTACGGGACGTGGTGGGCTACCCGGGCCGTATCGCCTTCGACACGAGCCGCCCGGACGGCACGCCGCGCAAGCTGCTGGACGTCTCCCGCATCACGGAGCTGGGCTGGCGCCCGGAGATCGGACTGCGGGAGGGCATCGCGGCGGTGTATGCGGACTGGCGCAACACGGCGCCGGCGGACGCCTGA
- a CDS encoding sugar transferase — translation MADTEIMTAEPRRGTRVRSAAAKPAWYLPAALVTDAAGIAIPVVLVFLTTRQPYPALCAALAAGGWLAVRAARHRYSARQLGESGAVVPLLQDWLLLFGVLAVVRAFTADSAAEPQPALLALLPALVLTVVTAKLLHHHLVASRREGQAVRRVLVVAEPATADHVVGQLAARTDHEYVVVGVVPVGEAPLSCGAPEAARLGPVPSDRAGWDAQAVLAAAREHGADVVLAAPGPLLPAARLRQLAWALHDAGLPLAVLPGIAEVAERRLRLSVVAGLTLLHIAPPLRRGAQSTLKAASDRAAAAIGIALLAPVFAVIAAAVKFTSPGPVFHKQTRLGRGGAPFTMWKFRSMVEDAEQQKAALTVVNDHDGSPIFKIRRDPRVTRVGEVLRRSSLDELPQLFNVLRGEMSLVGPRPPLPEEVARYSDTELRRLGVKPGMTGLWQVSGRSDLTWDETVALDLHYVENWSFAHDMDVMARTLRAVVDGRGAY, via the coding sequence ATGGCCGATACCGAGATCATGACGGCGGAGCCGAGACGCGGGACCCGCGTCCGCTCCGCCGCAGCAAAGCCGGCGTGGTATTTGCCGGCCGCCCTCGTCACCGACGCGGCGGGGATCGCGATCCCCGTCGTGCTCGTCTTCCTCACCACCCGGCAGCCCTATCCGGCGCTCTGCGCCGCGCTGGCCGCCGGGGGCTGGCTCGCCGTACGGGCCGCGCGGCACCGCTACTCCGCGCGGCAGCTCGGCGAGTCGGGCGCGGTGGTGCCGCTGCTGCAGGACTGGCTCCTGCTGTTCGGCGTGCTCGCCGTCGTCCGCGCGTTCACCGCCGACAGCGCCGCGGAACCGCAGCCCGCGCTGCTCGCGCTGCTGCCGGCGCTGGTGCTGACCGTCGTCACCGCCAAGCTGCTGCACCACCACCTCGTCGCGTCCCGGCGGGAGGGCCAGGCGGTGCGGCGCGTGCTGGTGGTCGCCGAGCCGGCCACCGCGGACCATGTCGTCGGCCAGTTGGCGGCGCGTACGGACCACGAGTACGTGGTCGTCGGCGTCGTCCCGGTCGGCGAGGCGCCGCTGTCCTGCGGCGCTCCGGAGGCCGCCCGGCTGGGCCCGGTCCCCTCGGACCGGGCGGGCTGGGACGCCCAGGCGGTGCTGGCCGCCGCCCGGGAACACGGCGCCGACGTGGTCCTCGCCGCCCCAGGACCGCTGCTGCCGGCGGCCAGGCTGCGGCAGTTGGCCTGGGCGCTGCACGACGCGGGGCTGCCGCTGGCCGTGCTGCCGGGCATAGCGGAGGTCGCCGAGCGGCGGCTGCGGCTGTCGGTGGTCGCGGGCCTGACCCTGCTGCACATCGCGCCGCCGCTGCGGCGGGGTGCGCAGTCGACGCTGAAGGCGGCGAGCGACCGGGCGGCCGCGGCGATCGGCATCGCGCTGCTGGCGCCGGTGTTCGCGGTGATCGCGGCGGCGGTGAAGTTCACCTCGCCGGGGCCGGTGTTCCACAAGCAGACCCGCCTCGGGCGGGGCGGGGCGCCGTTCACGATGTGGAAGTTCCGCAGCATGGTCGAGGACGCGGAGCAGCAGAAGGCGGCGCTGACGGTGGTCAACGACCACGACGGCAGCCCGATCTTCAAGATCCGCCGCGACCCGCGGGTCACGCGGGTCGGCGAGGTCTTGCGCCGCAGCTCGCTGGACGAACTGCCGCAGTTGTTCAACGTGCTGCGCGGCGAGATGTCCCTGGTCGGCCCGCGCCCGCCGCTGCCGGAGGAGGTCGCCCGCTACAGCGACACCGAGCTGCGCCGGCTGGGGGTGAAGCCGGGGATGACGGGCCTGTGGCAGGTCAGCGGCCGCTCGGACCTCACCTGGGACGAGACGGTCGCGCTCGACCTGCACTACGTGGAGAACTGGTCCTTCGCCCACGACATGGACGTGATGGCCCGCACCCTGCGCGCGGTCGTCGACGGCCGGGGGGCGTATTGA
- the arfA gene encoding arabinosylfuranosidase ArfA, translated as MPHTARFTVDPEFVIGEVDPRLYGTFVEHMGRCVYTGIYEPGHPTADAAGFRGDVAALVRELGTGLVRYPGGNFVSGYHWEDGVGPVAERPRRLDLAWRSVETNEVGTNEFLTWAKGLGLEPMMAVNLGTRGIDAARALVEYCNHPGGTAWSDLRIKHGVTEPHGVRLWCLGNEMDGPWQTGHKSAREYGRLAAEAGKAMHQVDPSIELVACGSSNARMATFGTWEREVLEETYDEVDYLSLHAYYEELDGDRASFLASGAHMDQYISDVVSTADHVRAVRRADKRIRLSFDEWNVWYAARFPGERNLATAETPRLIEDTYSVTDAAVVGSLLITLLRHADRVAVACLAQLVNVIAPIRSEPGGPAWRQTVFHPFAQAARFARGSVLRTEADRTGSRIETPRHGDVPALDHVVTYDEESGDLTILAVNRAQDEPLRLSVALRGFGAAGGADGYTVLEHLVLADDDPDAANTETDPGRVLPRSVGTARISADGELEAELPCVSWNVLRLRKRSG; from the coding sequence ATGCCGCACACCGCCAGGTTCACCGTCGACCCCGAGTTCGTCATCGGCGAGGTGGACCCGCGCCTGTACGGAACGTTCGTCGAGCACATGGGCCGCTGCGTCTACACCGGGATCTACGAGCCCGGCCACCCCACCGCCGACGCCGCCGGCTTCCGCGGCGACGTCGCCGCCCTGGTCCGCGAGCTGGGCACCGGCCTGGTCCGCTATCCCGGCGGCAACTTCGTCTCCGGCTACCACTGGGAGGACGGCGTCGGCCCGGTCGCCGAGCGGCCGCGCCGGCTCGACCTCGCCTGGCGGTCCGTGGAGACCAACGAGGTCGGCACGAACGAGTTCCTGACCTGGGCCAAGGGGCTCGGCCTGGAGCCGATGATGGCCGTCAACCTCGGCACCCGGGGCATCGACGCCGCCCGCGCGCTCGTCGAGTACTGCAACCACCCCGGCGGCACCGCCTGGTCCGACCTGCGGATCAAGCACGGCGTCACCGAGCCGCACGGCGTGCGGCTGTGGTGCCTGGGCAACGAGATGGACGGCCCGTGGCAGACGGGGCACAAGTCGGCGCGCGAGTACGGCCGGCTGGCAGCCGAGGCCGGCAAGGCCATGCACCAGGTCGACCCGTCGATCGAACTGGTCGCCTGCGGCAGCTCCAACGCCCGGATGGCGACCTTCGGCACCTGGGAGCGCGAGGTGCTGGAGGAGACCTACGACGAGGTCGACTATCTGTCGCTGCACGCGTACTACGAGGAGTTGGACGGCGACCGCGCGAGTTTCCTCGCCTCCGGCGCGCACATGGACCAGTACATCTCCGACGTGGTGTCCACCGCCGACCACGTCCGTGCCGTACGCCGGGCGGACAAGCGGATCCGGCTCTCCTTCGACGAGTGGAACGTCTGGTACGCGGCCCGCTTCCCCGGCGAGCGGAACCTGGCCACCGCCGAGACGCCGCGGCTCATCGAGGACACGTACTCCGTGACCGACGCAGCCGTCGTGGGCTCCCTGCTCATCACCCTGCTCCGGCACGCCGACCGGGTCGCCGTGGCCTGCCTGGCGCAGCTCGTCAACGTCATCGCGCCGATCCGCAGCGAGCCCGGCGGTCCCGCCTGGCGGCAGACCGTCTTCCATCCGTTCGCGCAGGCCGCGCGGTTCGCCCGGGGCTCGGTGCTGCGCACCGAGGCGGACCGTACGGGCTCGCGGATCGAGACCCCGCGGCACGGCGACGTCCCCGCGCTCGACCACGTGGTGACGTACGACGAGGAGAGCGGCGACCTGACGATCCTGGCCGTCAACCGGGCCCAGGACGAGCCGCTGCGGCTGTCCGTCGCGCTGCGCGGGTTCGGCGCGGCGGGCGGTGCGGACGGGTACACGGTCCTCGAACACCTGGTCCTGGCCGACGACGACCCGGACGCGGCGAACACCGAGACGGATCCGGGGCGGGTGCTGCCGCGGTCCGTCGGCACCGCCCGGATCAGCGCAGACGGCGAGCTTGAGGCCGAACTGCCGTGCGTATCCTGGAACGTGCTCCGGCTGCGGAAGCGGAGCGGGTGA
- a CDS encoding carbohydrate ABC transporter permease, translating to MAHTKEGPAATAAPARTEAAAPATRRGYDAEKLFNRVALGVLVAFALLWLVPLLFATAISIRPADEIAVDPASWFTSNPTFAAYEDLFDKGKLPYWYANSFIVSLLTTVLTVVTASLAAFGLSQVRFRFRRGVFLLLLAGIMIPMQVLMIPQFLALQEVGLLNTYWGVVLPQVPNVVAVFVFKQFFDGIPRELIEAARADGAGWLRTYWQIVMPVSRPAVSAVTIFVFVAVWNNFLWPLLVVTDPEMMTLPVGLNSVQDAFGIPYAQLMASAVLGAIPLLVVFALFQRRIVEGIAGTGLK from the coding sequence ATGGCCCACACCAAAGAAGGCCCCGCCGCCACCGCCGCGCCCGCCCGCACGGAAGCAGCCGCCCCCGCGACCCGCCGTGGCTACGACGCCGAGAAGCTCTTCAACCGCGTCGCGCTCGGCGTCCTCGTCGCCTTCGCGCTGCTGTGGCTGGTGCCGCTGCTGTTCGCGACCGCGATATCCATCCGTCCTGCGGACGAGATAGCCGTCGACCCGGCGTCCTGGTTCACCTCGAACCCCACCTTCGCGGCGTACGAGGACCTCTTCGACAAGGGCAAGCTGCCCTACTGGTACGCCAACAGCTTCATCGTCTCGCTGCTGACCACGGTGCTCACCGTCGTCACCGCCTCGCTCGCCGCCTTCGGCCTCTCCCAGGTGCGCTTCCGCTTCCGCCGCGGGGTGTTCCTGCTGCTGCTCGCCGGGATCATGATCCCGATGCAGGTGCTGATGATCCCGCAGTTCCTGGCGCTCCAGGAGGTGGGCCTGCTCAACACGTACTGGGGCGTGGTGCTGCCGCAGGTGCCGAACGTCGTCGCCGTCTTCGTCTTCAAGCAGTTCTTCGACGGCATCCCCAGAGAGCTGATCGAGGCCGCGCGCGCCGACGGCGCCGGCTGGCTGCGCACGTACTGGCAGATCGTGATGCCCGTCTCCCGGCCCGCCGTGTCGGCCGTGACGATCTTCGTCTTCGTGGCCGTGTGGAACAACTTCCTGTGGCCCCTGCTGGTCGTCACCGACCCGGAGATGATGACGCTGCCGGTCGGGCTCAACTCCGTACAGGACGCCTTCGGCATCCCGTACGCGCAGCTCATGGCCTCCGCCGTGCTGGGCGCCATCCCGCTGCTCGTCGTCTTCGCGCTCTTCCAGCGCCGCATCGTCGAGGGCATCGCCGGTACGGGCCTGAAGTAG
- a CDS encoding carbohydrate ABC transporter permease, whose protein sequence is MASTVGTGALTPDRSRAREARGRLAGPALVAPFALFYIVFLLGPLIYTFVAGFFNGSLLRDGFGSWVGFSNYADVLNDSEFWRTLKHTLWFTVLTTIPLVLLALGLAILADRFVRGRWFIRFAFFAPYVIPSASVSLIFMWGVLADQTGLAQDWLKALGVNSPPSWLGDPNWAMWSLAGVTVWWTIGFNFVLYLAGLQEIPRDVHEAAAMDGAGPWQRIRHVVIPMLGRTTTLVTVLQIVASLKVFDQIYMMTAGGPDGSTRPTLQYIVDTGFTDGRTGYASVVSLFLFLVILLISLVWFFLVRRAEKES, encoded by the coding sequence GTGGCGAGCACAGTCGGCACCGGCGCCCTCACCCCCGACAGGTCACGCGCCCGCGAGGCCCGCGGCCGGCTCGCGGGCCCCGCCCTGGTCGCGCCGTTCGCGCTCTTTTACATCGTTTTCCTTCTCGGCCCGCTCATCTACACCTTCGTGGCGGGCTTCTTCAACGGCAGCTTGCTGCGCGACGGCTTCGGCAGTTGGGTCGGCTTCTCCAACTACGCCGACGTCCTCAACGACTCCGAGTTCTGGCGCACGCTGAAGCACACCCTGTGGTTCACCGTGCTCACCACCATCCCGCTGGTGCTGCTGGCGCTGGGGCTGGCGATCCTCGCCGACCGGTTCGTACGCGGCCGGTGGTTCATCCGCTTCGCGTTCTTCGCGCCGTACGTCATCCCCTCCGCGTCCGTCTCCCTGATCTTCATGTGGGGCGTGCTCGCCGACCAGACCGGCCTGGCCCAGGACTGGCTGAAGGCCCTCGGCGTCAACTCGCCGCCGTCCTGGCTCGGTGATCCGAACTGGGCGATGTGGTCGCTCGCCGGTGTCACCGTCTGGTGGACCATCGGCTTCAACTTCGTGCTCTACCTCGCCGGTCTGCAGGAGATCCCCCGCGACGTGCACGAGGCCGCCGCCATGGACGGCGCCGGGCCCTGGCAGCGGATCCGGCACGTGGTCATCCCGATGCTGGGGCGGACGACGACGCTCGTCACCGTGCTCCAGATCGTCGCCTCGCTGAAGGTCTTCGACCAGATCTACATGATGACCGCCGGCGGCCCCGACGGCTCCACCCGGCCCACGCTGCAGTACATCGTCGACACCGGCTTCACCGACGGCCGCACCGGCTACGCCTCGGTCGTCTCCCTCTTCCTCTTCCTCGTCATCCTGCTGATCTCCCTGGTCTGGTTCTTCCTCGTCCGCCGGGCAGAGAAGGAGAGCTGA
- a CDS encoding extracellular solute-binding protein, with translation MLRRLDSPGRSAPDPARGTPAAPYAPSRRALLRGGAGLAAGAAATAALTGCGTTIAQGFTGGEPPADRLNFWNPFTGGDGERMVAMQELYEKDHPDSTLRATTFVWGNPYYTKLSLATIGKRPPHVAIAHLSKLPVLAQAGLLSELPADALAKQGMTPEKFDAKPWRKSHVDDRLYGIPIDTHPFALYFRTDVAEKAGLLDGGELVDIDGPDKFADALRAAKEVTGVWGGSVASIKDTATQFRMFLSFYSQLGGRPLVGDGGATVTADLDAAEEALAYIQRLGKEKLIPTGANGQAAITLLTTGEAGFLMDGVWQIVAVLDSGAKFDMRPLPRIFDDAPYACFADSHALVLPRQPKQDDDRLDLSLEFTASLLENSELWAEGGHVPAWLPTQRSAAYQELTPQSHYTAAAEGAVYDPVAWYGGAGSNLQNRVGDAVSAALAGRSTPRAAADRVRAVLHKLADVESPI, from the coding sequence ATGCTCCGACGCCTCGACTCCCCCGGCCGCTCGGCCCCCGACCCCGCCCGCGGCACACCGGCAGCCCCGTACGCACCCTCCCGCCGCGCCCTGCTGCGCGGCGGCGCGGGCCTCGCCGCCGGCGCCGCCGCCACCGCGGCGCTCACCGGCTGCGGCACGACCATCGCCCAGGGCTTCACCGGCGGCGAACCCCCCGCGGACCGGCTGAACTTCTGGAACCCCTTCACCGGCGGCGACGGCGAACGCATGGTCGCCATGCAGGAGCTGTACGAGAAGGACCACCCCGACAGCACCCTGCGGGCCACCACCTTCGTCTGGGGCAACCCGTACTACACCAAGCTCAGCCTCGCCACCATCGGCAAGCGCCCCCCGCACGTCGCCATCGCGCACCTGTCGAAGCTGCCGGTGCTCGCCCAGGCCGGGCTGCTCAGCGAGCTGCCCGCCGACGCACTCGCCAAGCAGGGCATGACGCCGGAGAAGTTCGACGCCAAGCCCTGGCGCAAGTCCCACGTCGACGACCGCCTCTACGGCATCCCGATCGACACCCACCCCTTCGCGCTGTACTTCCGCACCGACGTCGCCGAGAAGGCCGGCCTGCTCGACGGCGGCGAACTGGTCGACATCGACGGCCCGGACAAATTCGCCGACGCGCTGCGCGCCGCGAAGGAGGTGACCGGTGTCTGGGGCGGGTCGGTCGCCTCGATCAAGGACACCGCCACCCAGTTCCGCATGTTCCTCTCCTTCTACAGCCAGCTCGGCGGCCGGCCGCTGGTCGGCGACGGCGGCGCCACCGTGACGGCCGACCTCGACGCCGCCGAGGAGGCGCTCGCGTACATCCAGCGCCTGGGCAAGGAGAAGCTGATACCCACCGGCGCCAACGGGCAGGCCGCCATCACCCTCCTCACCACCGGCGAGGCCGGGTTCCTGATGGACGGCGTGTGGCAGATCGTCGCCGTCCTCGACTCGGGCGCGAAGTTCGACATGCGGCCGCTGCCGCGGATCTTCGACGACGCTCCGTACGCCTGCTTCGCCGACAGCCACGCCCTGGTGCTGCCCCGGCAGCCGAAGCAGGACGACGACCGCCTCGACCTGTCGCTGGAGTTCACCGCCTCGCTGCTGGAGAACAGCGAGCTGTGGGCCGAGGGCGGGCACGTCCCCGCGTGGCTGCCGACGCAGCGCTCGGCCGCGTACCAGGAGCTGACGCCCCAGTCCCACTACACCGCCGCCGCCGAGGGCGCCGTCTACGACCCCGTCGCCTGGTACGGCGGCGCCGGCAGCAACCTGCAGAACCGGGTGGGCGACGCGGTCAGCGCCGCGCTCGCCGGCCGGTCGACCCCGCGTGCCGCCGCGGACCGGGTCCGTGCCGTGCTGCACAAGCTCGCGGACGTCGAGTCCCCGATCTGA